One window of Marinobacterium aestuarii genomic DNA carries:
- a CDS encoding TauD/TfdA family dioxygenase: MNISILQEGRALEVRAQGRRVRFHAIWLRDNAWDSETRAAGNGQKLIKLSDIPIDTVIAAACCEGKVLKLTFAPENKAVRYDVDWLLAHAYDHDRVQQKGWIDSRVEPWDRAGMPSPPVGSFAEVCASPQALHDWLADLARFGVAKLEQGPVADQALMQVVDLFGYVRETNYGRYFEVRSEVNPTSLAFTRQGLQAHTDNPYRDPVPTVQVLYCLENSVDGGDSLIVDGFRAAARLRDEAPGAFDLLSRYCARFEYRGAQGVILQARRPMIELQPDGSLIAVRFNNRSAAAFTDVPYADMEAYYAAYRRFGEIIDDPAMAVRFRLNPGECFVVDNTRVMHARTEFSGQGMRHFQGCYADRDSLLSRLATLRETLGE; encoded by the coding sequence CCTGGGACAGCGAGACCCGTGCGGCCGGAAACGGCCAGAAGCTTATCAAACTGAGTGATATACCCATCGACACGGTGATCGCGGCGGCCTGTTGTGAAGGCAAGGTGCTGAAGCTGACCTTTGCACCGGAAAACAAGGCGGTTCGCTACGATGTGGACTGGCTGCTAGCCCATGCCTATGACCACGACAGGGTGCAGCAAAAGGGCTGGATTGATTCCCGGGTGGAACCCTGGGACAGGGCGGGCATGCCCAGCCCCCCGGTGGGGAGTTTCGCCGAGGTCTGTGCCAGCCCGCAGGCGTTGCACGACTGGCTCGCAGATCTCGCCCGTTTTGGCGTTGCCAAGCTTGAGCAGGGGCCTGTTGCCGACCAGGCGCTGATGCAGGTGGTCGACCTGTTCGGCTATGTGCGTGAAACAAACTATGGCCGATATTTTGAGGTCCGCAGTGAGGTTAACCCCACCAGCCTGGCGTTTACCCGCCAGGGACTGCAGGCGCACACTGACAACCCCTACCGCGATCCGGTGCCGACGGTGCAGGTGCTGTACTGCCTGGAAAACTCAGTGGACGGAGGCGACAGCCTTATCGTGGATGGCTTTCGTGCCGCCGCGCGCCTGCGCGACGAAGCCCCCGGGGCCTTTGATCTGCTGAGCCGCTACTGCGCACGTTTCGAGTACCGGGGCGCACAGGGCGTGATTCTGCAAGCTCGCCGACCGATGATCGAGCTTCAGCCCGACGGCAGCCTGATCGCAGTGCGCTTCAATAACCGCTCCGCGGCCGCGTTTACCGATGTGCCCTACGCCGATATGGAGGCCTACTACGCCGCCTATCGTCGTTTCGGCGAAATTATCGACGACCCGGCGATGGCGGTGCGTTTTCGTCTTAATCCGGGGGAATGTTTTGTTGTGGACAATACCCGCGTGATGCATGCCAGAACGGAATTTTCAGGCCAGGGTATGCGTCATTTTCAAGGCTGTTATGCCGACAGGGATAGCCTGCTGTCACGGCTCGCAACGCTGCGGGAAACCTTAGGGGAATAA
- a CDS encoding HD domain-containing protein, with the protein MNQQYPSLSAQNIVAFLQTLFDNCNDAYLGEAVTVSQHMLQGATLAQRGGMPDEVIVGALLHDIGHMVSPLGTFAIDDTWDRHHENSGARLLAGYFPQVVVDCVRHHVAAKRFLCATQPDYFDRLSQASVHSLQLQGGPMTADEVAEFERLPNLETILQVRYLDEAGKCPAMNTPGFSHFAPQVQRLVDAHLQAGY; encoded by the coding sequence ATGAATCAGCAATACCCTTCCTTGAGTGCGCAAAATATAGTCGCCTTTCTACAGACGCTATTCGACAACTGCAATGATGCTTACCTGGGTGAGGCGGTCACGGTGTCGCAGCACATGCTGCAAGGTGCGACCCTGGCGCAGCGCGGGGGCATGCCGGATGAAGTGATTGTCGGTGCCTTGCTGCACGATATTGGCCATATGGTTTCGCCGCTGGGAACCTTTGCGATTGACGATACCTGGGACCGACATCACGAAAACAGCGGCGCGCGGCTGCTGGCCGGTTACTTCCCGCAAGTCGTTGTCGACTGCGTACGTCACCACGTGGCCGCCAAACGCTTTCTGTGCGCGACGCAGCCGGATTATTTCGATCGTTTATCGCAGGCCTCGGTACATTCACTGCAGTTGCAGGGCGGCCCGATGACGGCGGATGAAGTCGCCGAATTCGAACGGCTGCCCAACCTGGAGACCATCCTTCAGGTACGCTACCTCGATGAAGCAGGCAAATGCCCGGCTATGAACACGCCCGGTTTTTCCCACTTTGCACCTCAGGTACAGCGCTTGGTCGATGCCCACCTGCAGGCAGGGTACTGA
- a CDS encoding HAD family hydrolase has product MALALYDLDDTLLNGDCSSLWISYMSDQYITDPAPWRAQEQALMVDYQRGELDIHRYVEMQLQHHIGVPLAALDADLERYVEQHIRPRLRPGAIESILEHRAAGDRCVVISASTRFLVEPVARLLGITDVLAIEIELEGGCITGRTQGTPTYREGKVIRLQQWLEAERESLQGSWFYSDSHNDLPLLEKVDNPVAVSADAQLNAIAAERGWQQRNW; this is encoded by the coding sequence ATGGCACTGGCTCTTTACGACCTAGACGACACCCTTCTCAACGGCGATTGTTCAAGCCTGTGGATCAGTTACATGAGTGATCAGTACATCACGGACCCCGCCCCCTGGCGGGCGCAGGAACAGGCGCTGATGGTCGATTACCAACGCGGCGAACTGGACATACACCGCTACGTCGAAATGCAGCTGCAACATCACATAGGCGTGCCTCTGGCCGCGCTTGACGCGGATCTCGAGCGCTACGTGGAACAGCATATCCGGCCACGGCTGCGCCCCGGCGCCATCGAAAGTATCCTTGAACACCGGGCCGCCGGCGATCGCTGCGTGGTGATCTCGGCCTCGACTCGCTTTTTGGTTGAACCGGTCGCCCGCCTGCTCGGGATCACAGATGTGCTTGCCATTGAAATAGAACTTGAGGGGGGCTGCATTACGGGTCGCACTCAGGGCACACCGACCTACCGTGAGGGCAAGGTTATACGGCTGCAGCAGTGGCTCGAAGCCGAACGCGAAAGCCTGCAGGGCAGCTGGTTCTACTCCGACTCGCACAACGATCTGCCACTCCTGGAGAAAGTGGACAACCCGGTCGCCGTGAGCGCCGATGCGCAACTCAATGCCATCGCCGCCGAACGCGGCTGGCAGCAGCGAAACTGGTAA
- a CDS encoding ABC transporter ATP-binding protein, whose product MMTPTPLIQINHLSLGYHNQQGALIQVLRDITLSINSGESLALVGESGCGKSTLALALMGFLRAGSQVLNGQIRFQGDDLLQLQARELEALRGQRIGLIPQNAGQSLTPSMTIGRQLNEALRLHTDLPRAAWRDRSLELLQQVRLPAPQSLLARYPHQLSGGQQQRVAIAMALAGNPSLLVLDEPTTGLDVTTQAHILELLRDLRQQLGTTLVFVSHDLGAVARISDRIAVMYAGEIVELGSSRAVLRQPAHPYTRGLLASIPRLEDAGLPPTMPGYPPRSGSTGRICAFAARCPDVTPMCQDLPAPLKTTDGRAVRCHLECSQLSPAATPLRPSVSRKNTAQTQLSLQAVTVRYDKPGLLHRLRGQSPTTPATVEDIELVLKKGETLALVGESGSGKSTLMRAICGIHPASNGDIRLEGEDLNAPLDQRSQALKQRVQMIFQNPDASLNPRHSIAQILEQPLRLYSGLDRQACRLRATELLAMVRLGPHYLDRMPAQLSGGEKQRVAIARTFAGDPQLILCDEVTSALDVSVQAAVLQLLKELQAKKGVSYLFIAHDLAVVKAVADQVAVLYQGRLCQVGSTADVFGGARHPYTCALLNAVLEPDPDHHPRLLDNEAPEQHPPARGCAYQRRCPGASERCRQQLPPWQEHGSNRIRCHLPLDTLLPQTAVREAQLVACN is encoded by the coding sequence ATGATGACACCAACTCCCCTCATACAGATCAACCACCTCAGCCTGGGCTACCACAACCAGCAGGGCGCTCTGATACAGGTCTTGCGAGACATCACCCTGTCGATCAACAGCGGCGAATCCCTGGCACTGGTGGGAGAGTCAGGCTGCGGCAAGAGCACCCTGGCCCTGGCCTTGATGGGCTTTCTGCGTGCCGGCTCCCAAGTGCTGAACGGACAGATCCGCTTCCAGGGCGATGACCTGTTGCAGCTGCAGGCTCGGGAACTGGAGGCCCTGCGTGGCCAGCGTATCGGCCTGATTCCGCAGAATGCCGGCCAGTCCCTGACCCCGAGCATGACGATCGGCCGGCAACTAAACGAAGCCCTGCGCTTGCATACTGACCTGCCCCGCGCCGCCTGGCGCGATCGCAGCCTCGAGCTGTTGCAGCAGGTACGACTGCCAGCGCCGCAATCGCTGCTGGCACGCTACCCTCACCAGCTCTCCGGTGGCCAGCAACAGCGGGTTGCCATCGCCATGGCCCTGGCCGGCAATCCCTCACTGCTGGTCCTTGACGAACCCACCACCGGTCTTGATGTCACCACCCAGGCCCATATACTCGAGCTGCTGCGTGACCTGAGGCAACAACTGGGCACTACCCTTGTCTTTGTCAGCCACGACCTGGGCGCCGTCGCGCGTATCAGCGACCGCATTGCCGTGATGTACGCCGGCGAAATCGTCGAGCTGGGCAGCAGCCGCGCAGTACTGCGCCAGCCTGCCCATCCCTACACCCGGGGCCTGCTGGCCTCGATTCCGCGCCTGGAGGATGCCGGCCTGCCGCCGACCATGCCGGGCTATCCGCCACGCAGCGGGAGCACCGGCCGGATCTGCGCTTTCGCAGCCCGCTGTCCCGACGTAACACCCATGTGCCAGGACCTGCCCGCGCCGCTCAAAACCACCGACGGCCGCGCCGTACGTTGCCATCTGGAATGCTCCCAGCTGAGCCCGGCAGCAACGCCCCTGCGACCTTCGGTATCCAGGAAAAACACTGCTCAAACGCAGCTCAGTCTGCAGGCGGTAACGGTACGGTACGACAAACCAGGCCTGCTGCACCGCCTCAGAGGCCAGAGCCCGACAACGCCGGCCACTGTCGAGGACATTGAACTTGTCCTGAAAAAGGGTGAAACCCTCGCCCTGGTAGGCGAGTCCGGCAGCGGCAAGAGCACCCTGATGCGGGCGATCTGCGGTATACACCCGGCCAGCAATGGCGATATCAGGCTCGAAGGTGAAGACCTGAACGCGCCGCTGGATCAGCGCAGCCAGGCCCTGAAGCAACGGGTACAGATGATCTTCCAGAACCCCGATGCCTCACTCAATCCGCGCCATAGCATCGCCCAGATACTTGAGCAGCCACTGCGCCTGTACAGCGGTCTGGACCGGCAGGCATGCCGTTTGCGAGCAACCGAACTGCTCGCCATGGTGCGTCTTGGGCCCCACTATCTGGACCGGATGCCGGCACAGCTGTCGGGCGGCGAAAAGCAGCGGGTGGCCATTGCCCGCACCTTCGCCGGCGACCCCCAACTGATACTCTGTGACGAGGTCACCTCGGCGCTCGATGTCTCGGTCCAGGCCGCGGTTTTGCAACTGCTCAAGGAGCTGCAGGCAAAAAAAGGCGTGAGCTACCTGTTTATCGCCCACGACCTTGCCGTCGTGAAGGCAGTCGCCGACCAGGTAGCCGTGCTCTACCAGGGCCGGCTCTGCCAGGTGGGCTCAACCGCCGACGTCTTTGGCGGTGCCCGCCACCCCTACACTTGCGCACTATTGAACGCGGTACTCGAACCCGACCCCGACCATCATCCCAGACTACTGGACAATGAGGCTCCGGAGCAGCACCCGCCGGCCCGGGGCTGCGCCTATCAACGCCGCTGCCCCGGGGCAAGCGAGCGCTGCCGGCAACAGCTGCCACCCTGGCAGGAACATGGCAGCAACCGCATTCGCTGCCACCTGCCGCTTGATACGCTGTTACCACAGACCGCTGTGCGTGAAGCCCAGCTTGTCGCCTGTAACTGA
- a CDS encoding ABC transporter permease, protein MILSAVSVNAPAPHPSGWRLLCRNLRRSRSGVIGLSVLGLHLLLAVAAPWIAPHDWTLQDGYMMLQPPSPVHWFGTDHLGRDLLSRTLMGGRLAIFVTLFGTLTAVAWGSLVGILLGFLGGRVDEWAMRLVDALLAIPWLLFLLLIIALLGQQTWTLVLTLGFFYGISVIRVVRAATLDVVNRDFVIAARTRGERRMTIVLRELLPNVLDTVLVEVAMRWAWMLLAFSSLSFLGFGAVPPTPDWGLMIADARSMISIAPWATLFPALALSSLIISINLSADALAKATGLDRAKAPV, encoded by the coding sequence ATGATCCTATCTGCTGTTTCCGTGAACGCACCAGCCCCTCACCCCTCGGGCTGGCGCCTCCTGTGCCGCAACCTCCGCCGCTCCCGCTCCGGCGTGATAGGCCTGTCAGTGCTTGGCCTGCATCTGCTACTCGCTGTTGCCGCCCCATGGATTGCCCCCCATGACTGGACGCTTCAGGATGGCTACATGATGCTGCAGCCACCGAGCCCTGTGCACTGGTTCGGCACCGACCACCTGGGACGTGACCTGCTCAGCCGCACCCTCATGGGAGGCCGTCTGGCCATTTTCGTGACGCTGTTCGGCACCCTGACCGCCGTCGCCTGGGGGAGCCTGGTGGGCATTTTGCTGGGATTTCTTGGTGGCCGCGTCGACGAGTGGGCCATGCGACTTGTCGATGCGCTGCTGGCCATTCCCTGGCTATTGTTCCTGTTATTGATCATTGCGCTGCTGGGACAGCAGACCTGGACGCTGGTCCTGACGCTGGGATTCTTTTACGGCATCTCGGTGATCCGTGTGGTACGCGCGGCAACGCTCGATGTCGTCAATCGGGATTTTGTCATCGCAGCCCGCACCCGCGGCGAGCGGCGCATGACAATCGTGCTGCGTGAGCTGCTGCCCAATGTGCTCGATACCGTGCTGGTTGAAGTCGCCATGCGCTGGGCCTGGATGCTGCTGGCCTTCAGCTCCCTCTCCTTCCTCGGGTTCGGGGCTGTGCCACCCACACCCGACTGGGGTCTGATGATCGCCGATGCCCGCAGCATGATCTCCATCGCCCCCTGGGCAACGCTGTTCCCGGCACTTGCGCTTTCAAGCCTGATTATCAGTATCAACCTGTCGGCCGACGCCCTTGCCAAGGCAACGGGGCTCGATCGTGCCAAGGCACCCGTCTAA
- a CDS encoding ABC transporter permease produces MLNLIFKRLVLALMTLATVCVLVFAMTEYLPGDVCSAYLGRDAQGTRLDNCRLERGLDRPALQRFGDWTSGVLQGDLGTSLKRNKPINDLVGNRMRNTLVLGVSAALVGIPLAVALGVFAALRRDRGSDIAISTLSIFTMTIPEFVTASLLILVFSVQLQWFPAVVTVRPTVPIVELLPNVVLPMLTLALVMMAHILRMVRSSMIDVMASDFVQMARLKGVPLRQIVWRHALPNAMLPAINIIALTIAWLLGGVVIIEQVFNYPGIGTLMIRAIQDRDLPLVQAIALLLAAVYVACNLLADLCSLALNPRLRTAR; encoded by the coding sequence ATGCTGAATCTTATCTTTAAACGGCTGGTACTGGCCCTGATGACGCTCGCAACCGTCTGCGTGCTGGTATTCGCCATGACTGAATACCTGCCAGGTGATGTCTGCAGCGCCTACCTCGGTCGTGACGCCCAGGGCACCCGTCTGGACAACTGTCGCCTGGAGCGCGGGCTTGATCGCCCCGCACTGCAACGCTTTGGCGACTGGACAAGCGGGGTCTTGCAAGGTGACCTGGGCACTTCGTTAAAACGCAACAAGCCGATCAACGATCTGGTCGGTAACCGCATGCGCAATACGCTGGTGCTGGGCGTGAGCGCCGCGCTGGTTGGTATCCCGCTGGCTGTTGCACTGGGGGTATTTGCGGCACTTCGCCGCGACCGCGGTAGCGATATTGCTATCTCGACCCTGTCAATTTTTACCATGACAATTCCGGAGTTCGTCACCGCCTCCTTGCTGATCCTGGTTTTTTCCGTGCAGCTACAGTGGTTTCCTGCGGTCGTCACCGTGCGGCCGACGGTGCCGATAGTCGAGCTCCTGCCCAATGTAGTGCTGCCAATGCTCACCCTGGCGCTGGTGATGATGGCACACATTCTGCGCATGGTGCGCAGCTCAATGATCGACGTAATGGCCAGCGACTTCGTACAGATGGCAAGGCTCAAGGGCGTTCCGCTACGCCAGATCGTCTGGCGCCATGCCCTGCCCAACGCCATGCTGCCGGCGATCAACATCATCGCCCTGACCATCGCCTGGCTCCTGGGCGGCGTCGTGATCATCGAGCAAGTCTTCAATTACCCCGGTATCGGCACACTCATGATCCGCGCCATTCAGGACCGTGACCTGCCGCTGGTCCAGGCCATCGCACTGCTGCTGGCCGCGGTCTATGTCGCCTGTAATCTGCTGGCGGACCTCTGCAGCCTGGCGCTCAACCCACGTCTGCGCACCGCCCGCTAA
- a CDS encoding ABC transporter substrate-binding protein — translation MKPLLSSALMAAALFASLADAGTLRIAHDVGYAGAESLDPISPSRFFDANQLLYSRLVRQGSDGEPSAEIATAWHPSPDARSWTFELRRGVKFHDGSDLTAADVKYTLERIKDPKIDSPVAAVLGVVDNVDVINDYKLRINLSSAHADLPLLLMDYRIRIIPQDSGDSIATSGIGSGPFMLEELDPEGTTSLKAFPGYWEGPPAADGINLIGIPDSQARVQALMAGQIDLEQSITSQQARLFVNNPQFQTQSIATGEWRTLVFRTDTAPYDDPRVRKALRMVVDRAEMMKLISGEHGGTVTCDNPVWSGDQYRAEIDCAQDIEGARKLLADAGYPNGIEVQISSADNEPEFIRMIEVYQQQAAAAGINVRLNMVPSDGYWSDVWMKDPAVSSRWSQRPADQIMNEAFRSGAAWNESFYQNPEFDRMLDAARSELHFDKRKALYAQLQQTLWQDGGALIPYHLNQTRALRSAVSGMDPVEQFSIRWNKVAID, via the coding sequence ATGAAACCTCTGCTCTCTTCTGCACTGATGGCTGCTGCACTCTTTGCCAGCCTGGCCGACGCCGGCACACTGCGCATCGCTCACGATGTGGGTTACGCTGGCGCCGAGTCACTGGACCCGATTTCCCCGAGCCGCTTTTTCGATGCCAACCAGCTGCTTTACTCGCGCCTGGTTCGCCAGGGCAGCGATGGCGAACCCAGCGCTGAAATCGCCACTGCCTGGCACCCCTCGCCTGACGCCAGAAGCTGGACGTTCGAGTTGCGCCGCGGGGTTAAATTCCACGACGGCTCCGACCTGACCGCCGCCGATGTCAAATACACGCTTGAGCGCATCAAGGACCCCAAGATCGACTCACCGGTCGCCGCGGTCCTTGGCGTTGTCGACAATGTGGATGTGATCAACGACTACAAGCTGCGCATCAACCTGAGCTCCGCCCACGCCGACCTGCCACTGTTACTGATGGACTACCGCATACGAATCATTCCGCAGGATTCCGGTGACAGTATTGCCACCAGCGGTATCGGCTCCGGGCCCTTTATGCTGGAGGAACTGGACCCGGAAGGCACCACGTCCCTGAAGGCTTTTCCCGGTTACTGGGAAGGCCCCCCGGCAGCCGATGGCATTAACCTGATCGGCATTCCCGATTCCCAGGCCCGCGTGCAGGCCCTGATGGCAGGCCAGATAGACCTGGAACAAAGCATCACCAGCCAGCAGGCGCGCCTGTTCGTCAACAACCCTCAGTTCCAGACCCAGAGCATTGCGACCGGTGAATGGCGTACGCTGGTTTTCCGCACCGATACCGCCCCCTATGACGATCCCAGGGTACGCAAGGCCCTGCGCATGGTGGTTGATCGTGCCGAAATGATGAAACTCATTTCCGGTGAGCATGGCGGCACCGTCACCTGCGATAACCCGGTGTGGTCCGGTGATCAGTACCGAGCCGAGATCGACTGCGCCCAGGATATTGAGGGCGCACGGAAGCTGCTGGCCGATGCCGGTTATCCAAACGGCATAGAGGTACAAATCAGTTCCGCCGACAACGAACCCGAGTTTATCCGCATGATCGAGGTGTACCAGCAGCAGGCTGCCGCCGCGGGTATCAACGTCAGGCTGAACATGGTGCCGTCCGACGGCTATTGGAGCGATGTCTGGATGAAGGACCCGGCCGTCTCCAGCCGCTGGTCCCAGCGCCCGGCCGACCAGATCATGAACGAGGCCTTTCGCTCCGGCGCCGCCTGGAACGAAAGCTTCTATCAGAACCCCGAATTCGACCGAATGCTGGACGCTGCCCGCAGCGAACTTCACTTCGACAAGCGCAAGGCACTGTATGCACAGTTGCAGCAAACCCTGTGGCAGGACGGCGGCGCCCTGATTCCCTATCACCTCAACCAGACGCGGGCCCTGCGCAGCGCTGTCAGCGGCATGGACCCGGTTGAACAGTTCTCAATCCGCTGGAACAAGGTCGCAATCGACTGA
- a CDS encoding alkaline phosphatase family protein translates to MSGLILIMVDGISADHFTRKRHLLPNLDRMARLGVQVDGVTPEVCGTSCPGRTSIIAGVPPGEHGIYGNYILDGDAFRWANPYDVQVDTLPALAKRQGLDVACLGYGMVRPEDCTLYQGPWWVDEMLMRGKDAQPTEADAQWRRAAGLHDPEGRIRALFEHGKAQPPVQPNQSPQMKLQLGMLADHQLLDLAAALAASTTAPDFILLEIAITDYFLHKYGPEHPLSDWSLRCADAQIGCLLTRLEQAGVLEHYNFAILSDHGHTPMPEALYVDRLLGDEVTWSSEGGVLLVRPDTAEQARRLSEKLTGEGMQPWNNDHLPAKQRERLLTFVAPQGSALSFEASRPDTCGLYGPSKYQSNHGMRPGTRADERFCIFYGNNIPQQSLAHGKAIQIAPTLAAILDVTTPWQASPLFQPKHS, encoded by the coding sequence ATGTCTGGATTGATTCTGATTATGGTCGATGGCATCAGTGCCGATCATTTCACCCGCAAGCGCCACCTGCTGCCCAACCTCGACCGGATGGCGCGTCTGGGGGTTCAGGTCGACGGTGTGACGCCGGAAGTCTGTGGCACGTCCTGCCCCGGCCGCACGTCCATCATTGCCGGAGTCCCCCCCGGCGAACACGGCATCTACGGCAATTACATCCTCGATGGCGATGCTTTCCGCTGGGCCAACCCCTACGACGTGCAGGTCGATACCCTGCCTGCACTCGCCAAGCGCCAGGGCCTTGATGTCGCCTGCCTGGGTTACGGCATGGTCCGCCCGGAGGATTGCACCCTGTATCAGGGCCCCTGGTGGGTCGACGAAATGCTGATGCGTGGCAAGGATGCGCAGCCAACCGAAGCCGATGCTCAATGGCGTCGCGCCGCTGGCCTGCATGATCCCGAAGGCCGCATCCGTGCATTATTCGAACACGGCAAGGCCCAGCCCCCGGTTCAGCCCAACCAGTCACCCCAGATGAAACTGCAGCTCGGCATGCTGGCCGACCATCAGTTACTGGACCTTGCCGCGGCCCTGGCGGCATCGACGACTGCGCCGGACTTTATACTGCTGGAAATCGCCATAACCGATTACTTCCTGCACAAATACGGTCCTGAGCACCCGCTGAGCGACTGGTCGCTGCGTTGCGCCGACGCCCAGATTGGCTGCCTGCTTACACGCCTGGAACAGGCCGGCGTACTGGAGCACTACAACTTTGCAATCCTGAGTGATCACGGCCATACCCCCATGCCGGAGGCGCTCTACGTCGACCGACTGCTGGGCGATGAAGTGACCTGGTCCAGCGAAGGCGGTGTACTGCTGGTCCGCCCGGACACTGCCGAGCAAGCCCGCAGACTAAGCGAAAAGCTCACCGGCGAAGGCATGCAGCCCTGGAATAACGATCACCTGCCAGCCAAACAACGCGAGCGGCTGCTGACCTTCGTGGCCCCTCAAGGCTCCGCTCTGAGTTTTGAAGCCTCCAGGCCCGACACCTGCGGCCTCTATGGCCCGTCCAAGTACCAGTCGAATCACGGCATGAGACCCGGCACCCGGGCGGACGAACGTTTTTGCATTTTCTACGGCAACAACATACCGCAGCAGTCTCTCGCCCATGGTAAGGCCATACAGATCGCCCCCACTTTGGCGGCAATTCTGGATGTGACCACTCCCTGGCAGGCCTCTCCCCTGTTCCAACCCAAACATTCATGA
- a CDS encoding low molecular weight protein-tyrosine-phosphatase codes for MSCEKSVRILLVCLGNICRSPTAHGVLEHRLRAAGLDWVTVDSAGTAAYHQGNAPDARATAAAARRNVPLAHLRARQVVAADFETFDLILAMDAQNLADLRAQAPAGSLASVRLFMDFAKGLGTEVPDPYYGGAAGFEQVLDRVEAASDGLIGQLRSGAWQGAE; via the coding sequence ATGAGTTGCGAAAAATCTGTGCGCATTTTGTTGGTCTGCCTGGGGAATATCTGCCGCTCGCCTACGGCCCATGGCGTGCTGGAGCATCGCCTGCGTGCTGCCGGCCTTGACTGGGTCACGGTCGATTCGGCCGGTACAGCAGCTTACCATCAGGGCAATGCACCGGATGCGCGTGCAACGGCGGCTGCGGCGCGTAGGAATGTACCGCTGGCACATTTGCGGGCACGCCAGGTGGTGGCGGCGGATTTCGAAACGTTTGATCTGATTCTGGCCATGGATGCGCAGAATCTGGCGGACCTGCGTGCCCAGGCGCCGGCGGGTTCTTTGGCATCGGTACGGCTGTTTATGGATTTTGCCAAGGGGTTGGGGACTGAGGTGCCTGACCCCTACTATGGCGGCGCGGCGGGTTTTGAGCAGGTGCTGGATAGGGTGGAGGCGGCGAGTGATGGTCTGATTGGGCAGTTGCGCAGCGGCGCCTGGCAAGGAGCTGAGTGA
- the murB gene encoding UDP-N-acetylmuramate dehydrogenase: protein MGCLVHNQDLRRHNSFGFAACAENFVRVETLEQLQDAVAQAQHNGWPVLVLGGGSNLVLREQIPGLVIQMAIGGRRAEPVGDDEVRVTLGAGEIWHQSLDWMLDQGYYGLENLALIPGTVGAAPMQNIGAYGVELEQGFDSLQALDTHTGELRIFSREDCCFGYRDSCFKSMEPGRYIIIDVTFRLSLQPRPQLRYQALVDALQARGIAEPQPRDVFQVVCDIRRAKLPDPAEIGNAGSFFKNPLVSAVHYRELLQQFPRLVAYPAGEGYKLAAGWLIEQCGWKGHVRGAVGVYERQALVLVNLGAGTAPELMLLAGEIVQSVAARFGVQLEMEPRLYPA, encoded by the coding sequence ATGGGGTGTCTTGTTCATAATCAGGATCTGCGCCGGCACAACAGTTTTGGGTTCGCGGCCTGTGCCGAGAACTTCGTGCGTGTCGAGACACTGGAGCAGCTGCAGGATGCCGTTGCCCAGGCACAGCATAACGGCTGGCCTGTGCTGGTGCTGGGTGGTGGCAGCAATCTGGTGCTGCGTGAGCAGATACCGGGTCTGGTGATCCAGATGGCCATCGGCGGGCGCCGGGCTGAGCCTGTGGGTGATGATGAAGTGCGGGTAACGCTCGGCGCCGGTGAAATCTGGCACCAGAGTCTGGACTGGATGCTGGATCAGGGTTACTACGGGCTGGAGAATCTGGCGCTGATCCCGGGCACTGTGGGTGCGGCTCCCATGCAGAATATTGGCGCTTACGGTGTGGAGTTGGAACAGGGGTTCGACTCCCTGCAGGCGCTTGATACCCACACCGGCGAGCTGCGCATTTTTAGTCGAGAAGACTGCTGTTTCGGCTACCGGGACAGCTGCTTCAAGTCCATGGAACCTGGCCGTTACATCATTATCGACGTGACCTTTCGGCTATCACTGCAACCAAGGCCGCAGCTGCGCTATCAGGCGCTGGTAGACGCGCTGCAGGCCCGGGGCATTGCGGAGCCGCAGCCCAGGGATGTGTTCCAGGTGGTGTGTGATATTCGCAGGGCCAAGTTGCCGGACCCCGCCGAGATTGGTAACGCTGGCAGCTTTTTCAAGAATCCGCTGGTATCTGCTGTTCACTACCGTGAGTTGCTGCAGCAGTTTCCCAGGCTCGTGGCTTATCCGGCAGGCGAGGGTTACAAGCTTGCGGCGGGTTGGCTGATCGAGCAGTGTGGCTGGAAAGGGCATGTGCGCGGAGCCGTGGGGGTGTACGAGCGTCAGGCACTGGTGCTGGTCAACCTGGGTGCTGGTACCGCACCTGAGCTGATGCTGCTGGCGGGCGAAATCGTGCAGTCGGTTGCTGCACGTTTTGGCGTGCAGCTGGAAATGGAGCCGCGTCTGTATCCGGCCTGA